The Dietzia sp. ANT_WB102 region GCAGCGCGGCGACTGGCCGCGCTCACAGGGACCGAACCCGGCGGCGCGGTGGGGTACTCGGTCCGGGGGGACTCCCGCGTCGGGGGCCAGACCCTCGTCGAGTTCGTGACACCGGGAGTGCTGGTGAGACGGTTGATCGCGGACCCCGATCTGCCCGGGGTGGGGGCCGTGGTCCTCGACGAGGTCCACGAACGCGACGTCGAGTCCGACCTAGCCTTCGCTCTGCTGTGCGAGGTGCGCCAGCTGCGGGACGATCTGCCAGTGGTGGCGATGTCGGCCACGGTCGAGGCCACCCGGTTCGCTTCGCTGCTCGGCCGCGGGGGCGGCGACGGCATCGCGCCGGTGATCGACGTCCCGGCCGAGCTGCATCCGCTGGAGATCCGCTACGCCCCGCCGCCCGGGGCCCGCCTGGACGCCCGCGGCGTCACCGACGCCTTCCTCGACCACGTGGCGGCGGTGACGGCGGACGAAGTCGGCGCGCGCGGCGTCGACGCGTTGGTGTTTCTGCCCGGCGTCCGCGAGATCGAGCGGGTCGTACGTGCACTGTCCGCGCGTCTGGGGGACGCTGCCGAGATCCTTCCGCTGCACGGCAGCCTGGGCGCCGCTGCCCAGGACCGGGCGGTGTCGGGCGTCGGGACGCACTCCGGGCCGGATGGCCGGGCCCGGCCGCGGATCGTGGTGTCGACCGACCTGGCGGAGTCCTCGCTGACGGTGCCCGGAGTGCGACTGGTCGTCGACGCGTGCCTGAGCCGCGAACCGCGGAGGGACACCGCGCGAGACATGACCGGGCTGGTGACGATCTCGGCGTCCCGCGACTCGTGCGTCCAGCGCTCGGGCCGGGCCGCCCGTCTCGGCCCCGGGGTGGCGGTGCGCTGCCTGACGGAACAGGAGTACGCGCACCTGCCCGACCACCGCACCCCGGCGATCGCGACGTCGGACCTGACGACGTTCGCACTCGACGTGGCGTGCTGGGGCGCTCCCCGCGGAGAGGGTCTGGCGCTGCCCGATCCGCCGCCGACTGCCGAGATCGCCCGCGCCGAGACGGTGCTGGGCGGACTGGGCGCGCTCGACGACGGCGGCCGCGTGACCGACCGCGGTCGAGACCTGGCACGGGTGCCGGCCGATCCGCGCCACGCCCGCGCGCTGCTCGACGGAGCCGGGCTGGTCGGGGTGACGGTGGCCGCCGAGGTGGTCGCGCTGCTCGCGTCGGGACGTCGCTCCCCCGGTGGCGACCTGGTCGCGGACCTCCGCGCATTGCGGGCCGGTCGCGCGCCGGAGGCGTCGGTGTGGGCGCGGGAGGTTCGACGGCTCGAACGGATCGCGCAGGGCCATCGTGGCACGTCACGGGGCGGGGTCGGCGGCAACGGGACGGACCTCGCCGACGCGGTCGGCACGGTCGTGGCGCTCGCTCACCCGGACCGTGTCGCGCGCCGACGCGGTGACCAGTACACGTTCGTCTCGGGGACCGGCGCGGTGCTGCCGCCGGGGTCCGCACTCGCCGGCCACGAGTGGCTGGCGGTGGCCGAGGTCGGGCGCGCATCAGGACGCGCCGCAGGAGAGGCCGGCGCGGTGATCCGCGCCGGTGCCGCGGTGGATCGGGAGGGCGCGGAACGTGCGGCATCACACCTTCTCGACGACGACGAGACCGCCGTCTTCGACCGGGGATCAATTGCGGGTCGACGCATCCGGCGGCTCGGCGCTATCGAGTTGTCCTCCACACCGGTACGGCCCACCCACGCGGCGGCGAGGCAGGCGGTGTCAGCAGCGATCCGGGCCGGCGGATTCTCCGCGCTGGGACCCGACGACGATTCGCTCCGCCTGTGGCGCCGCCTCGGGATCGCGCACCGGGA contains the following coding sequences:
- the hrpB gene encoding ATP-dependent helicase HrpB → MSTFDLGRIGAGLPFARALPALRDALATAGTAVVQAPPGTGKTTLVPPAVAVAETVTGRVVVTQPRRVAARTAARRLAALTGTEPGGAVGYSVRGDSRVGGQTLVEFVTPGVLVRRLIADPDLPGVGAVVLDEVHERDVESDLAFALLCEVRQLRDDLPVVAMSATVEATRFASLLGRGGGDGIAPVIDVPAELHPLEIRYAPPPGARLDARGVTDAFLDHVAAVTADEVGARGVDALVFLPGVREIERVVRALSARLGDAAEILPLHGSLGAAAQDRAVSGVGTHSGPDGRARPRIVVSTDLAESSLTVPGVRLVVDACLSREPRRDTARDMTGLVTISASRDSCVQRSGRAARLGPGVAVRCLTEQEYAHLPDHRTPAIATSDLTTFALDVACWGAPRGEGLALPDPPPTAEIARAETVLGGLGALDDGGRVTDRGRDLARVPADPRHARALLDGAGLVGVTVAAEVVALLASGRRSPGGDLVADLRALRAGRAPEASVWAREVRRLERIAQGHRGTSRGGVGGNGTDLADAVGTVVALAHPDRVARRRGDQYTFVSGTGAVLPPGSALAGHEWLAVAEVGRASGRAAGEAGAVIRAGAAVDREGAERAASHLLDDDETAVFDRGSIAGRRIRRLGAIELSSTPVRPTHAAARQAVSAAIRAGGFSALGPDDDSLRLWRRLGIAHREIGPPWPDVSADGLAGRLDDWLGPEIDALAHGSRLAGRDLGPALRRLLPWPEAGRFDELVPDRLQVPSSSSYRVDYPEVGSDDPPVLAVKLQECFGWTTSPRVCDGRVPVTVHLLSPAGRPLAVTRDLEFFWREAYPGVRAEMRGRYPRHPWPEDPMSAEPTRRTNPRR